From uncultured Roseateles sp., the proteins below share one genomic window:
- a CDS encoding NAD-dependent succinate-semialdehyde dehydrogenase: MDSKTSPLASLKDASLLKTHALINGEWVAGGARFDVTDPATGAKLADVANLGEVETEAALQAANTAWPIWRAKTAKERAAILMKWYQLIVQNADDLARIMTAEQGKPLAEARGEVMYGASFIEWFAEEAKRIYGETIPTTDNNKRYLVIKQAMGVCAAITPWNFPIAMITRKVAPALAAGCTVVIKPAEQTPLSALVLAELAQRAGMPAGVLNIITADGDNSISVGKVLCASDIVRHLSFTGSTEVGRILMKQCAPTIKKLSLELGGNAPFIVFEDADLDSAVEGAIASKYRNAGQTCVCANRLYVQDSVYDAFVAKLAEKAGAIKVGNGFEAGINQGPLIDDQAIAKVESHVADALAKGARVVLGGQRIGERFYTPTVLADVTSDMLCAREETFGPVAPVFRFKTEAEVIALANDTEFGLASYFYSRDIGRVYRVGEALEYGMVGINTGLIAVAEVPFGGVKQSGLGREGSHHGIDDYVEVKYLCLGDIQR, from the coding sequence ATGGACAGCAAGACTTCCCCATTGGCCTCGCTGAAGGACGCCAGCCTGCTCAAGACCCATGCGCTGATCAACGGCGAATGGGTGGCCGGCGGTGCGCGCTTCGATGTCACCGACCCGGCCACCGGGGCCAAGCTGGCCGATGTGGCCAATTTGGGCGAGGTCGAGACCGAGGCCGCGCTGCAGGCCGCCAACACCGCCTGGCCGATCTGGCGGGCCAAGACGGCCAAGGAGCGCGCCGCCATCCTGATGAAGTGGTACCAGCTGATCGTGCAGAACGCCGACGACCTGGCCCGCATCATGACCGCCGAGCAGGGCAAGCCGCTGGCCGAGGCCCGTGGCGAGGTGATGTATGGCGCCAGCTTCATCGAATGGTTTGCCGAGGAGGCCAAGCGCATCTATGGCGAGACGATTCCGACCACCGACAACAACAAGCGCTATCTGGTCATCAAGCAGGCGATGGGCGTCTGCGCGGCCATCACGCCCTGGAACTTTCCGATCGCGATGATCACCCGCAAGGTGGCCCCGGCGCTGGCCGCCGGCTGCACGGTGGTGATCAAGCCGGCCGAGCAGACGCCGCTGTCGGCTCTTGTCCTGGCCGAACTGGCCCAGCGCGCCGGCATGCCCGCCGGCGTGCTCAACATCATCACCGCCGATGGCGACAACTCGATCTCGGTTGGCAAGGTGCTCTGCGCCAGCGACATCGTGCGCCATCTGTCCTTCACCGGCTCGACCGAGGTCGGCCGCATCCTGATGAAGCAGTGCGCGCCGACGATCAAGAAGCTGTCGCTGGAGCTGGGCGGCAACGCCCCCTTCATCGTCTTCGAGGATGCCGATCTGGACAGCGCCGTCGAGGGCGCCATCGCCAGCAAGTACCGCAATGCCGGCCAGACCTGCGTCTGCGCGAATCGCCTGTATGTGCAGGACAGCGTCTACGACGCCTTCGTCGCCAAGCTGGCCGAAAAGGCCGGGGCGATCAAGGTCGGCAACGGCTTCGAGGCCGGTATCAACCAGGGCCCGCTGATCGACGACCAGGCGATCGCCAAGGTCGAGTCCCATGTGGCCGACGCGCTGGCCAAGGGCGCCCGCGTGGTGCTGGGCGGGCAGCGCATCGGCGAGCGCTTCTACACACCGACGGTGCTGGCCGATGTGACCTCGGACATGCTGTGCGCCCGTGAGGAGACTTTCGGCCCGGTGGCGCCGGTGTTCCGCTTCAAGACCGAGGCTGAGGTCATCGCCCTGGCCAATGACACCGAGTTCGGCCTGGCCAGCTATTTCTACAGCCGCGACATCGGCCGCGTCTACCGCGTCGGCGAGGCGCTGGAATACGGCATGGTGGGCATCAACACCGGCCTGATCGCCGTGGCTGAGGTGCCTTTCGGCGGTGTCAAGCAGTCAGGACTGGGGCGCGAGGGCTCGCACCATGGCATCGACGATTACGTCGAGGTCAAGTATCTGTGCTTGGGTGACATTCAGCGCTGA
- a CDS encoding ABC transporter ATP-binding protein encodes MILEVNNIEVVYNKSVQVLRGLSLAVPRGQVVALLGSNGAGKSTTLKAVSGLLALEDGAMPKGSVSFDGLTTAQRGPHELVRAGLFHVMEGRRVFEDLTVEENLVAATYALTGRKAERADFDLVYQYFPRLHERRKSLAGYLSGGEQQMLAIGRALIAKPKLMLLDEPSLGLSPMLVENIFSIIARINAEQGVSMLLVEQNASVALAIAHYGYILETGKVVIDGTAEKLSGDADVREFYLGMGAAGGHKSFRDLKHYKRRKRWLS; translated from the coding sequence ATGATTCTCGAAGTCAACAACATCGAGGTCGTCTACAACAAGTCGGTGCAGGTCTTGCGCGGCCTGTCGCTGGCCGTGCCGCGCGGCCAGGTGGTCGCGCTGCTGGGCAGCAATGGAGCAGGCAAGAGCACGACCCTGAAGGCGGTGTCGGGGCTGCTGGCGCTGGAGGACGGTGCCATGCCCAAGGGCAGCGTGTCCTTCGACGGATTGACCACGGCGCAGCGCGGCCCGCACGAGCTGGTGCGCGCCGGGCTGTTCCATGTGATGGAGGGTCGGCGCGTGTTCGAGGATCTGACAGTCGAGGAGAACCTGGTCGCGGCCACCTATGCGCTGACCGGCCGCAAGGCCGAGCGCGCGGACTTCGATCTGGTCTACCAGTACTTCCCCCGCCTGCACGAGCGCAGGAAAAGCCTGGCCGGCTATCTGTCCGGCGGCGAACAGCAAATGCTGGCCATAGGCCGGGCGCTGATCGCCAAACCCAAGCTGATGCTGCTGGACGAACCCTCGCTGGGCCTGTCGCCCATGCTGGTCGAGAACATCTTCTCCATCATCGCCCGCATCAATGCCGAGCAGGGCGTGTCCATGCTGCTGGTCGAGCAGAACGCCTCGGTGGCGCTGGCCATCGCCCACTACGGCTACATCCTGGAGACCGGCAAGGTGGTGATAGACGGCACGGCAGAGAAGCTGTCCGGCGACGCCGATGTGCGCGAGTTCTATCTGGGCATGGGCGCGGCCGGCGGCCACAAGAGCTTCCGCGATTTGAAGCACTACAAGCGCCGCAAGCGCTGGCTGTCATGA
- a CDS encoding UPF0149 family protein, whose product MKRLISTPEELERLATLLQDLSDSQPDDEAVPLDFLDGYLTALISGPTLVTPIAALGELFGDDWAGAFKETADMQEFVALLTQRWNVIASQIDPDRLMQSPDDLSLSPLITELPPELHAELIEKGLMTAEDAALMPAAGALWAEGYLQALETHADSWTIKDPESEAGVLFDELLNSIAAVMLPEGDERNEYLQATYERTDVSADEVLNDALFAAQDMRLFWIHYAPKPEPRRVEELPGRNDPCPCGSGKKFKLCHGAPSSLH is encoded by the coding sequence ATGAAGCGACTCATCTCGACCCCCGAAGAGCTGGAGCGGCTGGCCACGCTGTTGCAGGATCTCAGCGACAGCCAGCCCGACGACGAGGCCGTGCCGCTGGACTTTCTGGACGGTTATCTGACGGCCCTGATCTCCGGGCCAACCCTGGTCACGCCGATCGCCGCGCTGGGCGAGCTGTTTGGCGATGACTGGGCGGGGGCCTTCAAGGAAACCGCCGACATGCAGGAGTTCGTCGCCCTCTTGACCCAGCGCTGGAATGTGATCGCCAGCCAGATCGACCCGGACCGGCTGATGCAGTCGCCCGACGATCTCTCGCTGAGCCCCCTGATCACCGAGCTGCCGCCCGAGCTGCATGCCGAGCTGATCGAAAAAGGCCTGATGACCGCCGAGGATGCGGCGCTGATGCCCGCCGCCGGCGCGCTGTGGGCCGAGGGCTATCTGCAGGCGCTTGAGACCCATGCGGACAGCTGGACGATCAAGGACCCCGAGTCCGAGGCCGGCGTGCTGTTCGACGAGTTGCTGAACTCGATTGCGGCCGTGATGCTGCCCGAGGGCGACGAGCGCAACGAGTACCTGCAGGCCACCTACGAGCGCACCGATGTCAGCGCCGACGAGGTGCTGAATGACGCCCTGTTTGCTGCCCAGGACATGCGTTTGTTCTGGATTCACTACGCACCCAAGCCCGAGCCCCGCCGCGTCGAGGAACTGCCCGGCCGCAACGACCCCTGCCCCTGCGGCAGCGGCAAGAAGTTCAAGCTGTGCCACGGGGCACCTAGCTCGCTTCATTGA
- a CDS encoding AMP-binding protein produces the protein MSIALPEKTLPQMLAEQARARPDALALRQKNYGIWHPVTWAQYHRRARHVGLGLRALGLAEGGHVGVISENRLEWVLSQMGTGLVGGVTVGVYPTSPTHEVAYVLAHADVEIVICEDQEQTDKVLAARDQLPRLKRIVVCEKKGLRNTPDEHRGRVIAFEAMEALGAQREAGDGAFIDAVLQRQRLQDLALMIYTSGSTGKPKGAMLSYANLRGVVPGIIDRLGLDAHTTHLSYLPLCHVAEQMLTTFVPLYLGSTVNFGESIRTVQEDLREVAPTMFLGVPRIWEKLHSAITIKMQEAGALQRGLYGWAMRACAPFAEKAASQRSVGEKLTFALAYGLVFRALQNFIGLRRARIALTGAAPIPPAVLRFFRTLGVPLVEVYGLTESSGMITGQHPERVRIGSVGEVTLGVEHRLSEQGELILRGPMVFMGYYKNPEATADSLRDGWLHTGDVVAQDASGSLRIVDRLKDIMITAGGKNLTPSEIENTMKSSPFIKECIVVADGRKFVSALIQIDLETVAQWAESRRLAFTHFRSLVETPVVRELIAAEIQRGNDLLAPVSQIKRFHLLTKELDHDDGEVTATMKVRRSSIYKTYAQEIEALFA, from the coding sequence ATGAGCATCGCACTGCCCGAAAAAACCCTGCCGCAGATGCTGGCCGAGCAGGCTCGGGCGCGCCCAGACGCGCTGGCGCTGCGGCAGAAGAACTACGGCATCTGGCACCCGGTCACTTGGGCGCAATACCACCGCCGCGCCCGTCACGTCGGCCTGGGTCTGCGTGCGCTCGGCCTGGCCGAGGGTGGCCATGTCGGCGTGATCTCGGAAAACCGGCTCGAATGGGTGCTGAGCCAGATGGGCACGGGCCTGGTCGGCGGCGTGACCGTGGGCGTCTACCCGACCAGTCCGACCCATGAGGTGGCCTATGTGCTGGCCCATGCCGACGTCGAGATCGTGATCTGCGAAGACCAGGAACAGACCGACAAGGTGCTGGCCGCGCGGGACCAGCTGCCGCGGCTGAAGCGCATCGTCGTCTGCGAGAAGAAGGGGCTGCGCAACACGCCCGACGAGCACCGCGGGCGCGTGATCGCCTTCGAGGCGATGGAGGCCTTGGGCGCGCAGCGTGAGGCCGGCGACGGTGCGTTTATCGACGCTGTTCTCCAACGCCAGCGCCTGCAAGACCTGGCCCTGATGATCTACACCTCGGGCTCCACCGGCAAGCCCAAGGGGGCGATGCTCAGCTACGCCAATCTCCGCGGCGTCGTGCCCGGCATCATCGATCGGCTGGGGCTGGACGCGCACACCACCCATCTGTCCTATCTGCCGCTATGCCATGTGGCCGAGCAGATGTTGACGACCTTCGTGCCGCTGTACCTGGGCTCCACCGTCAATTTCGGCGAGTCGATACGCACGGTGCAGGAAGACCTGCGCGAGGTGGCGCCGACGATGTTTCTGGGCGTGCCGCGCATCTGGGAAAAGCTGCACTCGGCCATCACCATCAAGATGCAGGAGGCCGGCGCGCTGCAGCGCGGGCTGTACGGCTGGGCAATGCGTGCCTGCGCGCCCTTCGCTGAAAAGGCCGCCTCGCAGCGCAGCGTGGGCGAAAAGCTGACCTTCGCCCTGGCCTACGGGCTGGTGTTCCGCGCGCTGCAGAACTTCATCGGCCTGCGCCGTGCACGCATCGCGCTGACCGGCGCCGCGCCGATTCCGCCGGCCGTGCTGCGTTTCTTCCGCACCCTGGGCGTGCCCCTGGTCGAGGTCTACGGCCTGACCGAGTCCAGCGGCATGATCACCGGCCAGCACCCGGAGCGCGTGCGCATAGGCTCGGTCGGCGAGGTCACGCTGGGCGTCGAGCATCGCCTGAGCGAACAGGGCGAGCTGATCCTCCGCGGGCCCATGGTCTTCATGGGCTATTACAAGAACCCGGAAGCCACGGCCGACAGCCTGCGCGATGGCTGGCTGCACACCGGCGACGTCGTGGCCCAGGACGCCAGCGGCAGCCTGCGCATCGTCGACCGGCTGAAGGACATCATGATCACCGCCGGCGGCAAGAACCTGACGCCGTCGGAGATCGAGAACACGATGAAGTCCAGCCCCTTCATCAAGGAGTGCATCGTCGTCGCCGATGGCCGCAAATTCGTCTCGGCGCTGATACAGATCGATCTGGAAACCGTCGCCCAGTGGGCCGAGTCGCGCCGGCTGGCCTTCACGCATTTCCGCTCACTGGTCGAAACGCCGGTGGTGCGCGAGCTGATCGCCGCCGAGATCCAGCGGGGCAACGACCTGCTGGCGCCGGTGTCGCAGATCAAGCGATTCCATCTGCTGACCAAGGAGCTGGACCACGACGACGGCGAGGTCACGGCAACCATGAAAGTGCGGCGCTCCAGCATCTACAAGACCTATGCCCAGGAGATCGAAGCGCTGTTCGCCTAA
- the alaS gene encoding alanine--tRNA ligase yields MKAAEIRQTFLKFFESKGHQIVASSPVVPGDDPTLLFTNAGMNQFKDVFLGFDKRSYSRATTAQKCIRAGGKHNDLDNVGYTARHHTFFEMLGNFSFGDYFKQDAISYAWELLTTKFMLPAEKLWVTVYAEDDEAYEIWNKQIGVPAERIVRIGDNKGGRYASDNFWMMGDTGPCGPCTEIFYDHGEDIPGGPPGSPDEDGDRYIEIWNNVFMQFNRDEAGVMHKLPKPSVDTGMGLERLAAVLQHVHSNYEIDTFVALLAAAKAAVDAAGGQDCDKDSPSLKVIADHIRACSFTIVDGIIPGNEGRGYVLRRITRRAIRHGYKLGARTPFFHKIVAELANQMGDAYPELRQSQQRVVEVLKQEEERFFQTIANGMEILEAALAGGAKQIDGETAFKLHDTYGFPVDLTADVCRERGVTVDQAGFQAAMERQRSQARAAGKFKMAAGLEYTGSATQFHGYEHLVCEHSKVTAIYVDGSPVQSAQSGDDAVIVLDHTPFYAESGGQAGDSGELRNGTTRVVVEDTIKIQADVFGHHGRVVEGSVHVGDQFAAKVNAEQRQHTVRNHSATHLMHKALREVLGAHVQQKGSLVNAERTRFDFAHNAPMSDADIRKVEALVNAEILANAAASAKVMALDDAQKTGAMMLFGEKYGDSVRVLEIGSSKELCGGTHVQRTGDIGLFKIVAEGGVAAGVRRVEAVTGDNALAYLQQLEATVNGVAGTLKAAPGEVEARIHAVLDHVKQLEKDIAALKGKLASSQGDELVAQAVDLGGIKVLAALLPGADAKALRDTMDKLKDKLKSAAIVLAAVDGDKVQIAAGVTADKIGKLKAGELVNFVAQQVGGKGGGKPDMAMAGGSDAAALPAALASVQAWVTERL; encoded by the coding sequence ATGAAAGCCGCAGAAATTCGCCAGACCTTCCTCAAGTTCTTTGAGTCCAAGGGACACCAGATCGTGGCCTCCAGCCCGGTGGTGCCCGGCGATGACCCGACGCTGCTGTTCACCAATGCCGGCATGAACCAGTTCAAGGACGTGTTCCTGGGCTTTGACAAGCGCAGCTACAGCCGTGCGACGACCGCCCAGAAGTGCATACGCGCCGGCGGCAAGCACAACGACCTGGACAACGTCGGCTACACCGCGCGCCACCACACCTTCTTCGAGATGCTGGGCAACTTCAGCTTCGGCGACTATTTCAAGCAGGACGCTATTTCATACGCCTGGGAGCTGCTGACGACCAAGTTCATGCTGCCGGCCGAGAAGCTGTGGGTCACGGTGTACGCCGAGGACGACGAGGCCTACGAGATCTGGAACAAGCAGATCGGTGTGCCGGCCGAGCGCATCGTGCGCATCGGCGACAACAAGGGCGGCCGTTACGCCTCAGACAACTTCTGGATGATGGGCGACACCGGCCCCTGCGGCCCCTGCACCGAGATCTTCTACGACCACGGCGAAGACATCCCCGGCGGCCCTCCGGGCAGCCCCGATGAAGACGGCGACCGTTACATCGAGATCTGGAACAACGTGTTCATGCAGTTCAACCGCGATGAAGCGGGCGTGATGCACAAGCTGCCCAAGCCCTCGGTGGACACCGGCATGGGCCTGGAGCGCCTGGCCGCCGTGTTGCAGCATGTGCACAGCAATTACGAGATCGATACCTTTGTGGCGCTGCTGGCCGCGGCCAAGGCGGCAGTCGATGCGGCAGGTGGTCAAGACTGCGACAAGGACAGCCCCAGCCTCAAGGTCATTGCCGACCACATCCGCGCCTGCTCCTTCACCATCGTCGACGGCATCATCCCGGGCAACGAGGGCCGCGGCTATGTGCTGCGCCGCATCACCCGCCGCGCCATCCGCCACGGCTACAAGCTGGGCGCACGCACGCCCTTCTTCCACAAGATCGTGGCCGAACTGGCGAATCAGATGGGCGACGCCTACCCTGAGCTGCGTCAGAGCCAGCAGCGCGTCGTCGAGGTGCTGAAGCAGGAAGAAGAGCGCTTCTTCCAGACCATTGCCAATGGCATGGAAATCCTCGAAGCCGCACTCGCCGGCGGGGCGAAGCAGATCGACGGCGAGACCGCCTTCAAGCTGCACGACACCTACGGCTTCCCGGTCGACCTGACCGCCGACGTCTGCCGCGAGCGCGGCGTGACGGTGGACCAGGCCGGCTTCCAGGCGGCAATGGAGCGCCAGCGCAGCCAAGCCCGCGCGGCCGGCAAGTTCAAGATGGCCGCCGGCCTGGAATACACAGGCTCCGCCACCCAGTTCCACGGCTACGAGCACCTGGTCTGCGAGCACTCCAAGGTCACCGCGATCTATGTCGACGGCTCTCCGGTGCAATCTGCCCAGTCCGGTGACGATGCCGTGATCGTGCTCGACCACACGCCGTTCTACGCCGAGAGCGGCGGCCAGGCCGGCGACAGCGGCGAGCTGCGCAACGGCACGACCCGTGTCGTCGTCGAAGACACGATCAAGATCCAGGCCGATGTGTTCGGCCACCACGGCCGCGTCGTCGAAGGCTCGGTCCATGTGGGCGATCAATTCGCCGCCAAGGTCAATGCCGAACAGCGCCAGCACACGGTGCGCAACCACAGCGCCACCCACCTGATGCACAAGGCCCTGCGCGAGGTGCTGGGCGCCCATGTGCAGCAGAAGGGTTCGCTGGTCAATGCCGAGCGCACCCGCTTCGACTTCGCGCACAACGCGCCGATGAGCGATGCCGACATCCGCAAGGTCGAGGCGCTGGTCAATGCCGAGATCCTGGCCAATGCCGCGGCCTCGGCCAAGGTGATGGCGCTGGACGATGCACAGAAGACCGGCGCGATGATGCTGTTCGGCGAGAAGTACGGCGACTCGGTCCGCGTGCTCGAGATCGGCTCCAGCAAGGAGCTGTGCGGCGGCACCCATGTGCAGCGTACCGGTGACATCGGCCTGTTCAAGATCGTTGCCGAAGGTGGCGTGGCCGCCGGCGTGCGCCGCGTAGAAGCCGTCACCGGCGACAACGCCCTGGCCTATCTGCAGCAGCTGGAAGCCACCGTCAACGGCGTGGCCGGCACCTTGAAGGCGGCGCCCGGCGAGGTCGAGGCGCGCATCCATGCCGTGCTGGACCATGTCAAGCAGCTGGAGAAGGACATTGCCGCGCTGAAGGGCAAGCTGGCTTCGTCGCAGGGCGACGAGCTGGTCGCCCAGGCCGTCGATCTGGGCGGCATCAAGGTGCTGGCCGCGCTGCTGCCCGGCGCCGATGCCAAGGCCCTGCGCGACACCATGGACAAGCTGAAGGACAAGCTCAAGAGCGCCGCCATCGTGCTGGCCGCCGTCGATGGCGACAAGGTGCAGATCGCCGCCGGCGTCACCGCCGACAAGATTGGCAAGCTCAAGGCCGGCGAGCTGGTCAACTTCGTCGCCCAGCAGGTCGGCGGCAAGGGTGGCGGCAAGCCCGATATGGCCATGGCCGGCGGCAGCGATGCGGCGGCCCTGCCCGCGGCCCTGGCCTCGGTGCAGGCCTGGGTGACCGAGCGCCTCTGA
- a CDS encoding GGDEF domain-containing protein, with protein sequence MNPAALQVLWVDELNRPELLDGLPESAWGPFQIERCADLNAAAQRLGESPFDALLAALPHERAAGLSAWPALSHAVQHSATLVFTPDCEPDWTLDLLGRGVQEVLPQAQQACLPRCLRLSIERHKLDRAARKAYATDLGTGLPNRTQLLEHMNHLLALRQREPSPMGLLVVRVEGLLRAKEDLGREAANVLRRKVAVRLRAGVRASDVVASLGADVFGVLLASTEKPEDAERVARKLQNAVHKPLSVAGHDLTLNSSVGISLYPSDAQDADTLLRLATAAAAGRPVAGKAGLTQWPERSRKAKPAANDEEG encoded by the coding sequence TTGAACCCAGCAGCACTCCAGGTTTTGTGGGTGGACGAGTTGAACCGCCCGGAGTTGCTGGACGGACTGCCAGAGTCGGCCTGGGGGCCGTTCCAGATCGAGCGCTGTGCCGACCTCAATGCCGCCGCCCAGCGCCTCGGCGAAAGCCCGTTCGACGCCCTGCTGGCCGCACTGCCCCACGAGCGGGCCGCCGGCCTGAGCGCCTGGCCGGCCCTGAGCCATGCGGTGCAGCACAGCGCCACCCTGGTGTTCACCCCCGACTGCGAGCCCGACTGGACACTGGACCTGCTGGGCCGCGGCGTACAGGAGGTGCTGCCCCAGGCCCAGCAGGCCTGCCTGCCGCGCTGCCTGCGCCTGAGCATAGAGCGCCACAAGCTGGACCGCGCCGCGCGCAAGGCCTATGCCACCGATCTGGGCACCGGCCTGCCCAACCGCACCCAGTTGCTGGAGCATATGAACCATCTGCTGGCGCTGCGCCAGCGCGAGCCCTCGCCGATGGGCCTGCTGGTGGTGCGCGTCGAGGGCCTGCTGCGCGCCAAGGAAGACCTGGGCCGCGAGGCCGCCAATGTGCTGCGCCGCAAGGTGGCGGTGCGGCTGCGCGCCGGTGTGCGCGCCAGCGATGTGGTGGCCTCGCTCGGCGCCGACGTGTTCGGCGTGCTGCTGGCCTCGACCGAGAAGCCCGAGGATGCCGAACGGGTGGCCCGCAAGCTGCAGAACGCGGTGCACAAGCCCTTGTCGGTGGCCGGGCATGACCTGACCCTGAACAGCAGCGTCGGCATCAGCCTCTACCCGTCCGACGCCCAGGACGCCGACACCCTGCTGCGCCTGGCCACCGCCGCTGCGGCGGGCCGGCCGGTGGCCGGCAAGGCTGGCCTCACCCAGTGGCCCGAGCGCAGCCGCAAGGCCAAGCCGGCGGCGAATGACGAAGAGGGTTGA
- a CDS encoding ABC transporter substrate-binding protein has translation MMSIQRRTLIAAAAAALATGPVFAQGEDIVLGGSIPMTGVFAFAGIGINAGIQDYVKIVNDGGGIKGRKLRYVPEDTGYKVDASVAAFKKITSSNKVSLYYGDSTGFAKTINPELERSGQILMAGASFATEINNPQKYPHQFLVGPDYTEMIGILLKHIAKTKPGAKVAFVYSDSEFGRDPIDEGRDAAKKLGLNVAVEIMTPPGSVDVSGEVIKLRRADPDFTIFHGYVLAPIPEFVTQAKKLGMKSQFMGTFWTMDNSMVMKMGEAAEGFMGVMPFRYYYDTEGKSPMLDKIRALHPNDYQSTAYMQGFLTAMLMTEAAKRTLDAGKPLDGKNLKAALNTIKNFDTGGIIGTPITIKGNSIPVGRIYKADTKQQKMLPASDWITLE, from the coding sequence ATGATGAGCATCCAGCGTCGCACCTTGATCGCCGCAGCGGCGGCAGCCCTGGCCACCGGCCCCGTGTTCGCCCAGGGCGAGGACATCGTGCTCGGCGGCTCCATCCCCATGACCGGCGTGTTCGCCTTTGCCGGCATAGGCATCAACGCCGGCATCCAGGACTATGTGAAGATCGTCAACGACGGCGGCGGCATCAAGGGCCGCAAGCTGCGCTATGTGCCGGAAGACACCGGCTACAAGGTCGACGCCTCGGTGGCGGCCTTCAAGAAGATCACCAGCTCGAACAAGGTCAGCCTCTACTACGGCGACTCGACCGGCTTTGCCAAGACCATCAATCCGGAGCTGGAGCGCTCGGGCCAGATCCTGATGGCCGGCGCCTCGTTCGCGACCGAGATCAACAACCCGCAGAAGTATCCGCACCAGTTCCTGGTCGGCCCCGACTACACCGAGATGATTGGCATCCTGCTCAAGCACATTGCCAAGACCAAGCCGGGCGCCAAGGTGGCCTTCGTCTATTCCGACAGCGAGTTCGGCCGCGACCCGATAGACGAGGGCCGCGACGCGGCGAAGAAGCTGGGCCTCAACGTGGCGGTGGAAATCATGACGCCACCGGGCAGTGTCGATGTCTCGGGCGAGGTCATCAAGCTGCGCCGCGCCGACCCCGATTTCACGATCTTCCACGGCTATGTGCTGGCGCCCATCCCCGAGTTCGTCACCCAGGCCAAGAAGCTGGGCATGAAGAGCCAGTTCATGGGCACGTTCTGGACCATGGACAACTCGATGGTGATGAAGATGGGCGAGGCGGCCGAGGGCTTCATGGGCGTGATGCCCTTCCGCTACTACTACGACACCGAGGGCAAGTCGCCGATGCTGGACAAGATCCGCGCGCTGCACCCCAACGACTACCAGAGCACGGCCTACATGCAAGGCTTTCTGACGGCGATGCTGATGACCGAGGCGGCCAAGCGGACCCTGGACGCCGGCAAACCGCTGGATGGCAAGAACCTGAAGGCGGCGCTGAACACGATCAAGAACTTCGACACCGGCGGCATCATAGGCACGCCGATCACGATCAAGGGCAACTCGATACCGGTGGGCCGCATCTACAAGGCCGATACCAAGCAGCAGAAGATGTTGCCGGCGTCGGACTGGATCACCCTGGAGTGA
- a CDS encoding GNAT family N-acetyltransferase, with protein sequence MHDLTLVPGDQLAPELLHAAFTAAFADYLIGPFQLSAEQWPQFLGRQAADLGLSRVAMRGGEPLAFALVAPRSPGRWRLATMGALPSARGSGAAPALLDDFMARAAAAGLDAVELEVFAQNERALRLYQGRGFATRHELHGYSLARACFDGTAPSADEIDLPAAFAWLDETALGLSDLPLQITPVSLRALPNSLQALRRGQAQLVFSVTAPALVTVHSLVDRDPAQADALALLQQLLARHPQHEIKVPQLQRIDVGGQALRQLGFQVQPLHQLLMVRPLRG encoded by the coding sequence ATGCACGACCTGACCCTTGTCCCGGGCGACCAGCTGGCGCCCGAACTGCTGCACGCAGCCTTCACCGCCGCCTTCGCAGACTACCTGATTGGCCCCTTCCAGCTCTCGGCCGAGCAATGGCCACAGTTTCTGGGACGCCAGGCCGCCGACCTGGGCCTGAGCCGGGTGGCGATGCGGGGCGGCGAGCCGCTGGCCTTTGCGCTGGTGGCGCCACGCAGCCCCGGCCGCTGGCGACTGGCCACCATGGGCGCGCTGCCGTCTGCGCGCGGCAGCGGCGCGGCGCCCGCGCTGCTCGACGACTTCATGGCCCGTGCAGCCGCCGCGGGCCTCGATGCCGTGGAGCTGGAGGTGTTTGCGCAGAACGAGCGTGCGCTGCGCCTGTACCAGGGCCGCGGCTTCGCCACCCGCCACGAGCTGCATGGCTACAGCTTGGCCAGGGCCTGTTTCGACGGCACGGCGCCATCCGCCGACGAGATCGATCTGCCGGCGGCTTTTGCCTGGTTGGACGAGACCGCGCTGGGCCTGTCGGACCTGCCGCTGCAGATCACACCCGTCTCGCTGCGCGCGCTGCCCAACTCGCTGCAGGCGCTGCGTCGCGGCCAGGCGCAGCTGGTGTTCAGCGTCACCGCACCGGCCCTGGTCACCGTGCACAGCCTGGTGGACCGCGACCCGGCCCAGGCCGACGCGCTGGCCCTGCTGCAACAGCTGCTGGCCCGCCATCCGCAGCACGAGATCAAGGTGCCGCAGCTGCAGCGCATCGATGTGGGGGGCCAGGCCCTGCGCCAGCTCGGCTTTCAGGTCCAGCCCCTGCATCAGCTGCTGATGGTCAGGCCGCTGCGCGGCTGA